The following coding sequences lie in one Peromyscus maniculatus bairdii isolate BWxNUB_F1_BW_parent chromosome 3, HU_Pman_BW_mat_3.1, whole genome shotgun sequence genomic window:
- the Mterf1 gene encoding transcription termination factor 1, mitochondrial, with protein MIMASRNVWYMTRNFLFGSRGWMIQYSAEVFLKSISLRPFSVKCDGKDREPLKNEDLLKNLVTMGVDVDMARRRQPGVFNRVSTNEQALKIFLLSKGASDKVIGSIISRYPRAITRTLEGLSKRWELWRKIMASDLEIVNILERSPESFFRSNNNLNLENNIKFLCSVGLTNKCLYRLLTNAPRTFSNSLNLNKQMVEFLHETSISLGHNDPTDFVRKIICKNPSILIQSTKRVKTNIEFLQSTFNLNKENLLLLICGPGAGILDLSNDCTKRNYTNIQEKLLSLGCTDEEVQKFVLSYLNVVFLSEKKFNDKIDCLIEGKISISQIIENPRVLDASINTLKTRIKELVHAGYDLRSSNIALLSWSQKRYKAKLKKLNE; from the coding sequence ATATTCAGCAGAAGTTTTCCTCAAATCGATTTCATTGAGGCCTTTTAGTGTGAAATGTGACGGTAAAGACAGGGAGCCCTTGAAGAATGAGGACCTACTGAAGAACTTAGTCACCATGGGAGTTGATGTTGACATGGCGAGGAGACGGCAGCCTGGAGTGTTTAACAGGGTGAGTACAAATGAGCAGGCGCTGAAGATATTCCTTCTTTCCAAAGGAGCTAGTGACAAAGTCATTGGTAGTATCATATCAAGATACCCACGAGCCATAACACGCACTCTGGAAGGTCTTTCAAAACGGTGGGAGCTGTGGAGAAAGATTATGGCATCCGACCTtgaaattgtaaatattttggaGCGTTCTCCTGAATCCTTTTTTCGATCTAATAACAACCTAAACTTAGAGAATAATATAAAGTTCCTCTGCTCTGTTGGATTGACTAATAAATGCCTCTACCGACTGTTGACCAATGCTCCTAGGACCTTCTCCAATAGCCTGAATTTGAATAAACAAATGGTTGAATTTTTGCATGAGACCAGTATATCCTTAGGTCACAATGATCCCACAGATTTTGTCAGGAAGATAATTTGTAAAAATCCTTCCATCTTAATTCAGAGCACCAAACGGGTGAAAACTAACATTGAATTTCTACAGTCAACTTTCAACTTAAACAAGGAGAACCTGCTGCTTCTGATATGTGGCCCAGGAGCTGGAATCCTAGATCTTTCCAATGACTGTACCAAAAGGAACTACACAAATATCCAAGAGAAGCTGCTGTCTCTGGGATGCACTGATGAGGAGGTGCAGAAGTTTGTCCTAAGCTATCTGAATGTGGTCTTCTTGTCAGAGAAAAAGTTTAATGATAAAATAGACTGCCTCATAGAAGGAAAAATCAGCATTTCACAAATAATTGAAAACCCTAGGGTTTTGGATGCAagcataaatactttaaaaactcgAATCAAAGAGTTGGTACATGCTGGATATGACTTGAGGTCATCCAACATTGCTCTCCTGTCCTGGAGTCAGAAAAGATATAAAGCTAAATTGAAGAAATTAAATGAATAG